The genome window CGGGCCGAGGAGGTTGAAGATCGTCCGGAATCCGAGCATCGCCCGGACCGGGCCGACGTGCCGCATCGCCGTGTGAAGCGTCCGGGCGAAGCAGAACCCGAGTCCCGTTTCATCGAGGCACCGGCCGACTTCGTCCGGCGTCAGGTTCAAATTCAGTCCGAGCGACTCCAGGACGTCCGCCGAGCCGCTCGTGCTGGTCGCGCTACGGTTCCCGTGCTTCGCGACCGGCACCCCGCTCGCCGCGGCGACGATTGCCGTCGCGGTACTGATGTTGAAGGTGTTCAGCCGGTCCCCGCCGGTGCCGCAGGTGTCGAGGAGTCCCGTCCGCCGGGTGGGGATCGTCGAGGCCCGTTGCCGCATGGCCCGCGCGGCTCCGGCCAGCAGCTCTCCGGTTTCGCCCGCGATGGCGAGCCCCGTCAACAGGGCCGCGGTCTCCGCCTCATGGGCGCGGCCGTCCATCAGCGCGCCGATGGCCGACTCGACCTGGAACTCGTCGGGAGCCTCGTGGCGGATCAGGGTTTCGAGGAGAGAGGAGAGCTCAGGAATCATCGAAGCATCGTAAAGACTGAGTCGAGAAGTCTCGACGGTCCGAACCGGATCGTCGCCTCCAGTTGCTCAAGGGACTTCTTCTCGGACTGGCCAGAAATCCTTCCAGTTCGTCGGCTCCCGCTCAAACGCCACGATCCTCCCGAGTGCGTCGGTCGTGACCTGATCGGTGATGGTCCCTTCCGGGGACCGAAACGTCCGTTTCACCAGTTCGCCATTCTTGTATTCGAAGTCGATCTGAACTCTGCCGTAGTCATGCTGGGTGTCCCGTGTGTTCCAGATCGATCCGTCCGCCACCCAGGAGTTGCCATGGCTCGACATGCGTCCCTGGGGCAGTGGTACCGACTCCCATTCCCGGTACAGAACCTCGTCTTTGATCAGAAACTGATCGGACGTTTCCCAATTGCCAAGGAGATCCTTCGATGTCTTCTCCGGGGTGCGGCAGGCCGTCCTGCCGCTATCGCCCGTCATCAGAATCACGGAGTCATATCCCTCCTGAGGTTTCTCGGCGAGGAGAACCCAGTGCGATGGAGAACCTTGCAGTCGAGGCGGATTGAGATACTCGAAATCGGACTGTTCCAGGCGCCCTTGAGTGTGATCCCACCGAGCCTCCGCACGCGGTTGCCTTCTGGGATAGCCGTCGAAGACGGATGCCGGCAGTTCTGCCGACAGTCTGTAGAGTGCGTACTCTGCTCCGCGCGGGTCGTAGGGAAACGCCCCATGTTTCGCTTCGTATGTCGCCAGCGCAATGACGATCTGCCGCATGTTCCGGTAAACCTGCGGAATTGGCCGGCTCCCGACTTGCTGCACGGCGGGGAGCAGCATCGCGACCAGAAGGACGAGGACGAGAAAACCTGTTGCCACGTACCAGGCTGAGCTCACATTCCGGCCTGTCGGCGTCTCGTTCGGCGATTTGACGTCCTCAAGGGGCATGAACCAGACCCTGATGTGCTACGGCGTGCCGTCGATCTTCTTGAGAAGCTCCGCCGCTTTGCCCTGCGCCGTGTCGAGCGGTTCGCCCTTTGGCATGTCGGGACGTTTGTGGCCGACGTGGACGAGCCAGGCGTTGTGGAGGAGCGTCTGGCGCTGCGAATGAAGATTGAGCCGTTCGCCGGTCGGGAGCGGACCGGGGTCAGTGGGCTGGAGATGCCAGGCGGACCAGAGCGTGCGGGCGATGACCTCGTGGCCGTCCGTGTTGAAGTGGATCCCGTCTCCGGCGAGGTGGTACTTCGCGTCTGCGGCTTGCTTGCGCTTCAGAAAGTCGAGCAGCGGCGTGCGGATGTCGACAACCATGTCGACGTCCTTGTCCATTTTCAGGACCGCCGCCGAGAACTCGGCCAGGGCGTCGTCGTACTTCTCGTAGGGGGCGAACCAGGCGTATTCCTTCTCGCCAGCCGGCCGGAGTTTTCCGCCGGGCCGGAGGGCGTCCGCTTCGAAGGGCGGGGGAGTGAGGAAGCAGATCCGGGCTCCGATCGCCCGGGACTTGTCGGCGATGATCTTCATCCCCTTCTTGTAGGCATCCAGGCGTTCCGGCGACGGCGGGTAGTAGATGCCGTCGTTCATCCCGTAGCAGGCGATGACGACCTGGGGCTTCACTTTTTCCAGGGCCCGGTCGAGGCGCTCGTGGACGGTGGGGCGGGGGAAGGGGTGAGCTGGTTCGGAGAGGCCGCTTGAGGTTTCGCTGGGGAGGCCGAGGTTGAGGAGTTCGTAGGTCTCGGTCGGGTGATGTTTCGTCAGCCAGGCTTCGAGGTAGACGATGTAGTGTCCGGCGTTGGTGTTGGAGTCGCCGAGGAACAGGACGCGTTCGCCGGGGCGGAGGAATGGCTTGTCGTCGGCGGGGGCGGTTGTGCCGAGGCCGGTCAGGAGGAGGAGGGCGATGACGAGGAGTCGGCAGGCGAGCGGCATGGCGGTTCGTCCAGAGTGGGGAGTCTTCAGATCGTCGTGACCGTCGGCGGGGAATTCAATCCGTGAGGCACTCTTCGAACGCGCACTCGCCGGCGCAGCGTTCATAGCTCAAACCCAATGTGCGACGGCCGCCGGGGTCAAGGGGGTCTCACCCCCTTGCCGCCGGAGGCATTCCTGTGAGGAACCGTTGTAAGCAACGGGCGTCCCCTTTGTGGGACCAGCGTTGAGGACTCCCCCACACGCAACCGCTCGCTTTGCAATCTCCGCGGAGTAGTGAGGGGGCATCCGGCACGGTGTCCGCGCCTGGACATGTGCTCCTTCAGATATCTCTCGACGGCCAGGCCTCCGGCGGGCAAAGGGGCGTTGCCCCTCTGCACTCCCCACCAGGGGGACCCTGGACCCGATAGAAAAAGAAAAGGACGGCTTGTGGGGCCGTCCTTTGAGAGTGCTGGTTGGAGGCCGGCGAGCTCACTCCTCATTCGCCTTGCCGTTGAGAACCGTTCCATCGAGCGGAATCACCACGCCCCCCTCCTGCTCCACCGCCCACGTAAACCGCCGCGGCAGCCGGCATTCGTAAGCGACCTGATTCTCATCATACTCCGTCTTGAGAAGCTCCGAATGCTGCTGCAGATACCGCAGCAGCCGGCCATTCCCAGCCGACCCCTCCACCCGGGCCTTCATGAACCCGTCGCTCAAGCGGTCGGCCACCGCCCGCCCCAACTCCGCGATCCCCGTCCCCTCCACCGCACTGACCGAGATCGCCTCCGGATATCGCGACTGGAGAACATCCAGGAACGAGCGGTCCTCCACTGCGTCGGTCTTGTTCAGAACGAGCAGCGGGTGATGGTCCTCCACCCCCAGCTCCCCCAGAACCTCTTGCACCGTCGTGATCTGGAGCTGCGCCTCCGGATGGCTGGCATCCACGACATGCAGCAGCAGATCGGCGTGCCGGGCCTCCTCCAGCGTCGACCGGAACGAGGCGACGAGATGGTGGGGCAGGTTCCGGATGAATCCGACGGTGTCGCTCAGCAGCACGTCCCCCCAGTGGGGAATCGTCCACGAGCGGGTCCGCGTGTCGAGCGTGGCGAACAGCTGGTTGGCGATATAGACGTCCGCCCCGGTCAAAGCCCGCATCAGCGTGCTCTTGCCGGCGTTCGTATAGCCAACGAGCGAGACCGTCATCTTCTCCTTGCGGCCCGCGACTTCCCGCTCGCGGCGCTTCTCGACCTCGGCCAGCTTCCGCTTGAGGTCGGTGATCCGCTTGTCGATGAGCCGGCGGTCGGTTTCGAGCTGCTTTTCACCAGGACCGCGTCCGCCGACGATACCGCCGGCGATACGCTCAAGGTGGGTCCACATCCGCGTCAGGCGGGACCGCATATAAAGGAGCTGTGCGAGTTCGACCTGCAGCCGGGACTCGTGCGTCCGGGCATGCGTGGCGAAGATGTCGAGGATCACCTCGCTCCGGTCGACCACCTGCGTCTTCGTCAGCTCCTCGACCGCCTTGGCCTGTGATGGCGAAAGGCTGTTGTCGAAGGCGATCAGGTTCGCGTCGGTGGCGTGGATCAGCTCCCGGAGCTCATCGATTTTGCCGCTGCCGATATAGGTCCCGATGTCGGGTTTGTCCCGCATCTGGACGACCGAGCCGACGACCTCCGCTCCGGCCGTTTCCACCAGCCCCTGCATTTCTTCCAGGGCCTTGTCCTTCCCGCGCTGTTCGCGAGGGTCGACGACGGCCACAAGAATCGCCCGCTGGGCGTGAACTTTCAGTTTGTCGCGAGTCGGCTCACCCAAGTGTTTTTCGTCTCCTGAGGACTGCGTCCGTGGAACTCGGTCCCGTTGAATCGGCTTTCCGGCCGCTGGACGCGACCCGCCGAATTCTACGCAACGCGCCGGCCCGTTCCCAACACCAGCTCGGAATCCGGGAAAATCCTGGCCCTCGCCGGACACGCGGAATTCCCAGGGGTTCACGGGAAACTCGGCGGGAGTTCACGCGGCCGTCTCAGCTCCCCGATTCCGGGGGCCGGTCGTCGGCGCATTCCGAACGCCGATGCGCAGCCAGCAGAAACGAAGCGGCCGCTCCGGTGAACACCGAATAGTCGAGCGGCGGCTTCACGCCCAGCGCGGCGATCATCGTCACGCCGAAGATCGACAGCAGCACCCCCGAGGCCGCCGCAAACCAGCCGAGCCGCCATCCGACGAGCAGTCCCACCGCCAGAATCCCCTCGGCAATCGTCGCGGTCCAGGCCAGGGCGGGCTGCACCGCAGCGGGCGCGTACCTGTTGAGGAGCGACGCATACTCCAGGAACGGCTGCCAGGCCCCCCAGGCGACGCCGGGGGTTCCCGGCGGTCCCCAGAACCCGAACCGGTCGGCGACGGCGGAGAGATACGTGGTGGCCAGGGCAATCCGCAGGAACCACTCCGCCCCGGTCAGGGCCCAGTCGCGACGTTTCGAAGTCATGGCGGATTGCTCGATCGGGATCAGAGGAACAGGAGGGGCCGCCGCACGGGTGCTGTCGGTGTCGGCCGCGGGATCGCCTCCCGGGATGCTCAGCGGGGCCTACTTGTCCGCCTCGGGGATGGCGAGCTGCTTGGCATCGCGGGGATGCAGGACGACGGCCAGGACCCGCGTCGTTCCCGTCTCCGCCGGGTTCTTTGACACCCGGTGCAGGCAGCCGGTCGGCTCGTAGAACGTCTCGCCCGCCTTGAAGATCTTCGTCGGCTGGTCGTCGATCCCGAGTTCGTAAGTCCCCTCCAGCACATAGCCGAAGACCGGTCCCGGATGCCGGTGCGGTTTCCCCGCGACTCCCGGGCCGAGCGTCACCTCGACCACGCTGGTGTTCGTCTCGTGTCCGTCGAGCTTTTCCGTGATCTCCTGCATGGAGATCAGCCGGACCTTGTCGGCCCCGTCCTTCGGCAAGGCGCACATGCCGGCGATTCCAAATGAAACGCCTAGCGTCAGAGCGATGATCGTGCGAGCCATGGCTTTCCTCTCAATCTGAAGTCCTGTTTCCGGGCCGACGATCGGCCAATTCACCAAGAGGACTCCCGGGTGAGCGAATTTGTGACAGAGGGGGCGGGAATTGCGGAGAGATCGAGCTCCACGATTCAAAGAAGGCAGGTCCCGTTGCCCGGGCCCGCTCTCCGAGCAACTGTGGGAGATCGGCCGTCCTCTCTACCTTCGGCCTTCCGCCTTAAGCCTCCAGCCTCTCCCAATCGGACACTCGCCGCTACGCTGTCCGCATGTCCCACCTCGAACAGAACCGCCACGCCTGGAACTACCTGGCCGAGTCGAAAAGCCAGTTCGCCCACACCGCCACGGACGAGGAGTGCGCCCACCCGCTCGTCCCGCTCGACGGCCGGGGCTGGCTCCCCGGCAGCGTCCAGGGGCTCAACGTCCTCTGCCTGGCGGCGGCCGGCGGCTGGCAGTCGGTCCTTTATGCGTGCGCCGGGGCGAACGTCACGGTCGTCGACCTCAGCCCCTCGATGCTGGCCCTCGACCGGCAGGAGGCCGACCGCCGCGGACTTTCGATGACGATCCTTGAAGGGAGCATGGACAACCTCTCGATGCTCGAAGACGCCAGCTTCGACATCGTCCACCAGCCGGTCAGCACCTGCTACATCCCGCGGCTCCAGGACGTCTACAACGAGATCGCCCGCGTCCTCCGGGACAAGGGCCTCTACATCAGCCAGCACAAGACCCCCACGTGTCTGCAGGTGGTCGACCGGGATCGGCATGACCGGTACGTCATCGGGATTCCGTACTACATCGGCGACGACCCGCTTCCGCCGGTCGGGGACACGTCGTACCGGGAGCCGGGGGCGACGGAGTACCTCCATCGCTGGGAAGAACTCGTCGGCGGGCTGTGCCGGGCGGGCTTCGTGATCGAGGACCTTACCGAGCCGAAACGGGGCGATCCGGCGGCAAAACCGGGGAACTTCCGTCATCGCGGCATGTACGTCGCCCCGTATTTAAGGATCAAAGCCCGGCGAATGCGGGAAAAGACCGCGATTCCCGGCACGAAGCCGATCTGGCTGCCGTAGGGACGGACGCGGCGAGGCGGATCGGCCAAATTGCCTCGCGGCATTCGTGACCGGCGCCGCTTTCGCCCGTAGAATTCAACCGGCCTCCTGTCTGGAGTATGGTTCCGGTGCCCCGGAGCCGGGATCGGCTCGGGCGCAGTGGAATCAACTCTCCCGTTCCCACCGATCAGGTCAGGAGGAGAGTGGTCATGACTACGGCGGTAGCAACAGCGATGAGCGACGAACAGCCCGAGTTCCGCAACAGCGAAGACAACATCAAGCGGGCCACGCTCTGCTACAAGCGCGGGGTCGAGGCGGTCGAGAAGCTGAACTGGGACCTGGCGGGGGAGATGTTCCTCAACGCCGTCAAGTTCTGTCCGGACAAGCTGAACTTCCGCCAGCTCCTCCGCAACAGCCAGTGCAAGCGGTACAAGGACAACAAGACCGGGGCCGGCACCCTCGCCAAGATGAAGCTGACCGGGATCCGGGGCCGGATCAAGAAGGCCAAGGTCGCCCAGACCTGGGCCGAGGCCGACCTGGCCTGCGAAGAAGGGCTGATGCTGAACCCTTGGGACGTCGCCCTGAATGTCGAGCTCGGCGAAGTGGCCCGGGCCCGCGGCTTTCTGGACATCGCCAAGTTCAGCCTCAACTTCGCGCGGGGGCTCGACCTCAAGAACCGCGACATCAACGTCCGGCTCGCCGAAGTCCTCAAGGAGAAGGGGGAGTACGACGAGGCGACCAAGATCTGGCAGCACCTCTACAACCTCGACCCGACCGACGCCCAGGCCCGGTCGGAGATGACCCGTCTCCAGTCGCAGAAGGTGGCGGAGAAGGTCGAAGGGGCGACGACCTCGCGCGAGGCGATGAAGGAACCGAACGTCTTCGCGAAGCCGCAGCGGGAAGCGGCCGCCCCCGGCCAGTCGATCGAGCTGGACCTCAAGCACGCCATCCGCAAGGAGCCGACGCGGCTGGAGCACTACCTCAAGCTCGGCGAGTTCTACAAGCGGGCCAACAAGTTCGAGGAAGCGATCGAGGTCCTCAATCAGGGGCTCGCGGTCAGCGGCAACTCGCCCGACGTCCGGGAGAAGATCGAGGATATCGACCTCCTGCTCCTTGAGCGGAACCTGGAGAACGCCAAGGTCGAAGCGAGCAAGGGGGAGAACGAGCAGGCCCGCCTGCACGCCCGGTCCCTGGCCGAAGAACTGCTTAAGCGGGAGATCGAAGTCCTCCAGCGACGGACCGAGCGGTATCCGGCGGACCTCGGCCGGAAGTATGAGCTGGCCTCCCGCTACATGCGGGTCCAGAACTGGGCCCAGGCCATCCCGCTGTTCCAGAAGGCGACCCAGGACCCGCGACTCAAGGTCAAGGCGCTGTTCAACCTCGGCAAGAGCTTCATGTACGACAAGAAGCTCAGCCTCGCCCGGGGGCAGTTCGAGCGGGCGATCCCCGATCTGAACTTCGACTTTGATCCCGAGCTCTTCAAGGAGTGCTACTACTGGGCGGGCCGGATTGCGGAAGAACTGAAGGATCCGGCCAAGGCCGAAGAATACTACGGCCGCGTCCTCGAACGGGACTACGACTACAAGGACACGAAGGATCGCCTCGAAGGTCTCCAGGGGGGAGGCTGAACTCGGCTCGCGCATCCGCGGTCCGCAGGTCACAGCCGGTTCCCGCGGACGGAACGCCTGGTTCCGACGAACGCCGCCGCGGGGTGAGTTTCCTTTTGCGTTTGGGACGTTCGGAACGTATCTCCCGCGTCGAGGCGCGAAAACGCGCCTCGACGTTTCGGGAGAGCGAAATGGGCCAGACCGTTCTGAGTCGAACGTTGGACCGGGAGATCCGTCTCTTCATGCGGCCTCTCGTCTGTCTGTTCTGCGCCGCGTTGGTCGGCGCGGGTCTGATGGCGAAGGTCGCCGCAGCCGAGCCGGACCGACCCACGGCCGCGGAGATCGGGCTGGAATGGGGGCCGGAGACGACGGTCATTTCAGAACCGCGGACGGCCGACGGCTATCCGGACTACGTCGAGTTCCTCAACCGGCGGATGAGCGCCGGCGTCCCGAAGGAGGAGAACTTCTGGGCCGCGATGTGGGGGGCGGTGGGGAACATCGAGCGCCTCCCGGAGCCGCTTCTGGAGCGGGTCGAGCGCGGACTGCTGAGCGACATCGATTCCGAACCCCGGATGGAAGCGCTCTGGACCCTGGTCGGGGTGACAGGGGAGGCGGAGGCGGCGCTGAGCAAAGCCGTTGGGCAGGCGCAATCGGGTCCCTGGCGGCGGGGAGACCATCCCGAGCTTCAGCTCTGGCTCGATGTCAACGACGAGGTCCTCGCAAGAGCGTCCGAGGCGGCTCGCCGCCCGCGGGGCTGGATGCCAGTGCTGGGGATTTCCGACCCACGTGTGACCACAAGGACCGTCGCGCACGTGGCGGCGGCCCGGTCCGTGGCCCGCCTGCTGAAGATCCGGGCGATGCGGTGCCTGGGGGATGGTGATCATGAAGGGGCCTGGAGCGACCTGATGACCGCGCATCGCATCGCGGGGCACCTGGAGCGGGAAGACTTCCTGTTCGATCGCCTGTGCGGGATGGAGATGCGGGCGTCCTTGCGGAAGCCGCTCGGGCACTGGCTGTCCCGGACTTCGCTCGCGGCAGAGGAGCTCGAACGCCGGCGCTTGGAATGGGCCTCGGTCATCCCGGTCTGGTCCGCGTCCGCAACCCTGGAGACGATGCGGTTCGAGTTCCTGGAGAAGGTGCTGGCTCTCAAGTCGGGGGCCTGTTCGATCGAGATGTTCACCGGCAGCCGGGATCACGCCGCCACCAACCAGCTGGTCGTCGACGCCGTGGACCTGAACGAGGTTCTCCGCGAGGGGAACCGGATCTTGGACGCGCTGGACGCGGTGCTGAAGCTCGACCATCAGGCGACCCGCCTCGTCGGTCTCCGCGAGATCGTGAAGCCCCTCGAGGAGGTCCAGCAGCGGATCGGAGGCGAAGGGAATCTGATGCCGGTGTTCCTCCAGTCTCTCCTGGAAGGGCAGGACCGTTTCCTGGCCCAGTTTCTCGTCCGTTTTGACGCCCGAAGCATCGAGATTCTGGAGATCCAGTCGGTCGCGGATGCGGCCAAGCGGGCTCTCATGAAAGCCGCTTTCCTGGCCAGGATCCAGATGGCCGACAGCGGAGCGGCGGCGATGACGGTCAACGCCTCCTATCCCCTCGACCCATTCTCCGGCGCGGCGCTCCGCTCGCAGCGGACGGAGAAGCAGTTCGTCCTCTACAGCGTGGGGCCCGACCGGCAGGACGACGGGGCCAAAGAGCACGAGGAGGGGCCGGGAAACGACGACATCCGCATTGTCCTCGATCTGCCGTAAACTCCGGACTCGGTTTTTACCTCCGGATTCGATGAAGCACGATCGATGCGCCACCTCCTGACGCTCGCTGTTCTTGCCTGCGGGATGATGTGGTCCGCAGCCCCTCGCGGCGTGGAGGGGGCCGACCCGCTGCGTCGGCGTTCGGCCGCCGAAGTCGGCCTGCGGCTCGGCCCGCAGACCACCGTCATCACGGCGCCGCTGACGGATGAGGGCTACCCCGACTATGTCGAGTTCCTCAATCGTCGGCGGCGGGCCGGAGTCAAACCGGAGGAGAACTTCTGGGCGGCCATGTGGGGGGCGATGGGGAGCGTCGGCCGGATTCCGGAGGCCCGCCGGAAACAGCTCGAGCTGCGTCTCGAGGTCCGCATTCCCGCTGAGCCGCAGATCCGCGAACTGACTCCGATCGCCGCCCGGTTGGGGCTCTCCGCGGACCTGACGGAACAGATGCGGACGACGTCGTCCCGCCCCTGGCTCCCCGAGGATCACCCCGCGATCCAGCGGTGGCTGGAAGAGAACGAGGCACTCCTTGCCGCGGTGACCACGGCCGCCCGACGCCCCAAGGCCTTTACCCCGCTTTTCCGGCTGGAGGGCGAGCCGCTCGTGTTCCAGTCGTTGGCCCACGTCGATGGAGCCCGCACGGTCGCCCGGATGCTCGCCTGCCGTTCCATGCGGCGGATCGGAGCAGGGGACCTCGACGGCGCCTGGAGCGATCTGCTCACCGTGATCCGGATCGCGCGGCACATCCAGGGGGGAGAATTGCTGGTGGAGTGGCATCTGGCGGCGAGCGTTCGCGGGCTGGCCTGGGCTCCGCTGGCCGAGTGGCTTTCCGTCTCCCCGCACCCCGCGGACGAACTGCGTCGGAAGTGGGAGGAACTCTCGGAGGTTGCGATCCCGAGGCCGTTTCACGAGGCGGTGGAATCCGAGCGGTATCTCTACCTGGACTTCCTGCTGAGGCTGAAGTCGGGAGATCTCCTGCTGGAAAGCTGGATCGGGGGAAAGGGGAACTGGGCCGCAAATCAGCTGGTCGTCAGCGGCATGGACATCAACGCGGTCCTGACGCGTGGGAATCAGACCTACGACGCGGTCGCGGCGGCCATGAAGGCGGAGGAGCACGCGTTGCGGTTGCGCGACATCGAGAAGGCGGTCAGCCCCCTGCACGAGGCCGATCGTCGCGTCGGGACCGACACCGATCTTGTCGCCGCGATGGCCCGGTCGATTTTCCAGGAGCCGACGACCCTCCTGGCGGACTTCCTTGCGGCCCGATTCATCAGCTTCGGCGTCAACAACGAAGAGATCCTGACCGAAGATCTCGCTCGAACGGCGGTTGCGAAGGGGGCCTTCCAGCTGCGAATCGCCGTCGCGGAAGGACGCGATCTCCCGGCCGAGGGGGCGGGAGCGCTACCCAGTGACCCCTTTTCCGACGCGCCGCTGAAGATGGCCCGGACCGGGGAGCGGACGATCATTTACAGCGTCGGGCGCAACGGGCGGGACGACAACGGGAATGGCTATGGCGACCGTCCGGACACCGACGACATCCGGCTGATCCTGACCGGGCCGTGACCGGACTCCCTGCGGTTTGGTGAGGGGGCATACGGCACGCTGTCCGCGCTTGGACACGCAAGGTTTCCGATGGCGTCCGAAGAGACAGGCCTTCGGCGGGCAAGGGGGCCCAAAGAAGAACAAGACAGTCCCCCTTGCATCCCCCACCGGGGTCGCCCTTGGCCCCGGTGGTCGTGCCCGGAACGACGGTTTCCGGTCAGGCCTCCGTGCGGGAGTCCATGTCCATGTAGTCCATCTGGATTTCGATGATTTCGGCGCTGCGGCGGAAGAAGGCGTCCAGCACCGTCGGATCGAAGTGCGTGCCGCGGCCTTCGTTGAGGATCGCGAAGCACTTCTCGCGGGGGAAGGCGGGCTTGTAGGGACGCTTCGTGCTCAGCGCGTCGAAAACGTCCGCCACGGCGGTCATCCGGCCTTCGATCGGGATGTCTTCCCCCTGCAACCCCAGCGGATACCCCGTCCCGTCCCACCGCTCATGGTGCGTCTGGGCGATCCGGGCCGCGAGCATCAGGAGCGGCGAACTGGCGACGTTCAGCAGGTTCGCCCCCAGGTTGGCGTGGCTCTTGAGCATCCGCCAGTCGGAGCTGGTCAGCGGGGAGATGATGTCCTTCCCCATTGCGCAGTGCCGGCGGATCCGCTCGAGCTCGTCCGGCTCGAACTTGCCGGGCTTCCGCAGCACCGCGTCCGGGACGCCGATCTTGCCGATGTCGTGAAGCTGCGCGGCTAGCTCCAGGACCTCAACCCGCGACTCGGCGTAGCCAAGCTCGCGGGCGATGACCCCGACGTACTTTCCAACGCGGACGACGTGCCGGCCTGTGTCGTCGTCGCGGTATTCCGCGGCCCGGGCCAGGCAGTGCACGACCTCCTCGCGGGAGGCGGCGAGCTCGGCGGTCCGCTGGCGGACCTGCTCTTCGAGCTGTTCGGCGTGCTGGGCGAGCTGGTCCCGGTCGTGCTTGCTGAGGAGGACGTTCCGGACGCGGGGGAGGAGCTCGTACGGATCGACCGGCTTGGCGAGGAAGTCCGTGACCCCCAGCTCCAGGCAGACCCGCTTGAGCTCCACCTCGGTCGAGGCCGAGAGGATCAGGACGGGAATCTGCCGCAGGCGGTCTTCCAGGCTCAGGAGATGCAGGATGTCGAGCCCGCTCACTTCGGGCATCATGATGTCGAGCAGGATCAGGTCGGGCCGGTCCGCCCGGATGCTGGCGATCGCCTGCCTCGAATCGGTGATCGGGAGAAAATTCGAATAGCCCGCGTCCGCCAGGTGCTTCCGGACGACGCGGACGTTCAGCTCCTCGTCGTCGATGATCGCGATCCGCGCGTTCTTGACGTTGACCGAGCGGCGGTGCGCGAACAGGTCGAACGGTCGCGGCTGCGAACCTCCCCCGGTCCGCGGGACCGCGGGTGCGGGGGCCGGAGTCGGGTCGGTGGGGATGTGATCGAGCGGGGAGATCGAGGACAGCATGAGGCGTTTCCGATGGGACAGCCTCCCTGCCTTCTTCAACTGATAGGTCACTCGCCGCGTGCCGCGTGGCGATTTCTCAACGGAACGTCCGAATCCCCGGAACCGGATGGAGCGGTCGCAGCGGTTGTGCCGCCGTCTCCGACGGCGTCAGGCGGAAATCTCGACCCGTCCGAGGAGCTCGCCGATGGCCTGGATCGCCTGAGCGGCTGCCTGGGGATTCTTCTCCTGGGCAGCCCGCTCCAGATCCCGGGCTGGCGTGGTGAATTCGGGGAACCCTACGGTTCCGCCCGCCCCTTTGAGCCAATGCCCCCGCCGGGCGAGGGATTCGAGCCCGCCCGGATGCAGGTCCGCGATCATCAGCCGGTGCTCGTCCCGGAGCTTGCCGACGAACTGCTCGACGATCGACCGGAATTCCGGGTCGCTCATTGGCAGACGCGAGGTGATCGGACCCTCTTTGCGGAGGGGGGGCGGCGCCGGTGGGGCAGGGAGGGGGCCGCCGCGGGTGCGGGCCGCCTCCAGGAGACGGAGGGAGGGGCGGGTGAACTCCCGGCCGGTCTCGTCCGGCACGGGAAGGGGTGAGTACGCTGCCGTCGCGGGAGCAGCGACGGGAGCGGTGGGGGCGGTGGAGAGGGGAGGCTGGACGGTCCGGATCTCCCGGTGAGGGAACGGGGCGGACAGAATGCCGCTTTCCGAGGCGGTCCGGGGGCCGGTACCGCGGGAGGAAGCTGCCGGCTCCTGGGGGGCCGCTGCCGGGGCGGGGAGGCTCGCCGGTTCCGCCGGTTCTTCGGCCCGCCCGACGATGTTGGCGATCCGGCCGAGCAGGACGTCGATGTCGACCGGCTTCGTCAGGAAGTCAGAGCATCCGGCCTCCAGGCACTTCTCGTCGTCCCCGGTCATGGCGTGCCCGGTGAGGGCGATGATCGGCTTGCGGAAGTTGTGGTCGCGGAGTTCGCGCGTCGCCGTGTATCCGTCCTTGACCGGCATCTGCATGTCCATCAGGACGACGTCGAAGTCCCGGAGGGAGACGATGTCGA of Planctomyces sp. SH-PL14 contains these proteins:
- a CDS encoding HD-GYP domain-containing protein; this encodes MLSSISPLDHIPTDPTPAPAPAVPRTGGGSQPRPFDLFAHRRSVNVKNARIAIIDDEELNVRVVRKHLADAGYSNFLPITDSRQAIASIRADRPDLILLDIMMPEVSGLDILHLLSLEDRLRQIPVLILSASTEVELKRVCLELGVTDFLAKPVDPYELLPRVRNVLLSKHDRDQLAQHAEQLEEQVRQRTAELAASREEVVHCLARAAEYRDDDTGRHVVRVGKYVGVIARELGYAESRVEVLELAAQLHDIGKIGVPDAVLRKPGKFEPDELERIRRHCAMGKDIISPLTSSDWRMLKSHANLGANLLNVASSPLLMLAARIAQTHHERWDGTGYPLGLQGEDIPIEGRMTAVADVFDALSTKRPYKPAFPREKCFAILNEGRGTHFDPTVLDAFFRRSAEIIEIQMDYMDMDSRTEA
- a CDS encoding tetratricopeptide repeat protein, giving the protein MTTAVATAMSDEQPEFRNSEDNIKRATLCYKRGVEAVEKLNWDLAGEMFLNAVKFCPDKLNFRQLLRNSQCKRYKDNKTGAGTLAKMKLTGIRGRIKKAKVAQTWAEADLACEEGLMLNPWDVALNVELGEVARARGFLDIAKFSLNFARGLDLKNRDINVRLAEVLKEKGEYDEATKIWQHLYNLDPTDAQARSEMTRLQSQKVAEKVEGATTSREAMKEPNVFAKPQREAAAPGQSIELDLKHAIRKEPTRLEHYLKLGEFYKRANKFEEAIEVLNQGLAVSGNSPDVREKIEDIDLLLLERNLENAKVEASKGENEQARLHARSLAEELLKREIEVLQRRTERYPADLGRKYELASRYMRVQNWAQAIPLFQKATQDPRLKVKALFNLGKSFMYDKKLSLARGQFERAIPDLNFDFDPELFKECYYWAGRIAEELKDPAKAEEYYGRVLERDYDYKDTKDRLEGLQGGG